Proteins from a genomic interval of Kribbella aluminosa:
- a CDS encoding carbohydrate ABC transporter permease, with protein MITIDRATEQTELAASPALRRKARRLRKLTDLAFHAAMIAICAAWLAPVALLVMVSVRTQNDITGNGLGAIPSSFSLSSFGAAWNEGGEKGAIVNSLVVAVPVVVLELFLGSLAAFALARFAIPGRRSLLLLMLAGNLLPPQILLIPIYTFTQQLGIYDTRLALIIVQVGFGIGFFSFVLHGFMRGIPRELQQAALVDGASVVQIYARIIMPLTRPALAALGALAFTWAFNDMLFAITVLTSSSKMPVTPTLLGLQGNYVSQWNVIAAGTLIAAVPTVLVFLRYQRYFIGGLMLGAVK; from the coding sequence TTGATCACCATCGACCGAGCAACTGAGCAGACGGAACTTGCCGCGTCACCGGCCCTGCGACGCAAGGCCCGGAGACTTCGAAAGTTGACCGACCTGGCCTTCCACGCAGCGATGATCGCGATCTGTGCGGCCTGGCTGGCGCCTGTCGCTCTCCTGGTGATGGTCTCGGTGCGTACCCAGAACGACATCACCGGAAACGGGCTCGGCGCGATACCCAGTTCCTTCTCTCTGAGCTCGTTCGGCGCCGCCTGGAACGAAGGCGGGGAGAAAGGGGCAATCGTCAACAGCCTCGTGGTCGCGGTCCCGGTGGTCGTTCTCGAGCTGTTCCTGGGGTCCCTCGCAGCGTTCGCACTGGCGCGCTTCGCGATCCCGGGTCGCCGTTCCCTGCTCCTGCTGATGCTGGCCGGCAACCTGCTGCCTCCACAGATCCTGCTCATCCCTATCTACACATTCACCCAGCAGCTCGGCATCTATGACACCAGGCTGGCTCTCATCATCGTCCAAGTGGGCTTCGGGATCGGCTTCTTCAGCTTCGTCCTGCATGGCTTCATGCGCGGCATACCACGGGAGCTCCAGCAGGCTGCACTCGTCGATGGTGCGAGCGTGGTCCAGATTTACGCCCGGATCATCATGCCGCTGACCCGTCCTGCTCTCGCCGCGCTGGGAGCGCTGGCGTTCACCTGGGCGTTCAACGACATGCTCTTCGCGATCACCGTCCTGACGAGCAGCTCGAAGATGCCGGTCACCCCCACCTTGCTGGGTCTGCAGGGCAATTACGTATCTCAGTGGAACGTCATCGCTGCCGGCACGCTCATCGCGGCGGTGCCCACCGTCCTCGTGTTCCTTCGCTACCAGCGCTACTTCATCGGCGGACTCATGCTTGGAGCAGTCAAGTGA
- a CDS encoding alpha-galactosidase, whose amino-acid sequence MSLAGPGLVLDYWGPTTLEVPMWAPPDPMPDFETLADIAPLECTSNGTRHVHQSELLIDHGDGLLGSTWVFDGHSLTEDIESVLAVHMRDETGSLRLTLHTAVRPDSDVVRRWSTIHNVSADRAVTLRRAWSGGWSVNAPHGARLSYLAGAWGREFDNLQVPLRYGTFSIGSRMGVTGHLFSPHMVFEPFDVRGEVSEGTAAIGVALAWSGSWEMVAEAHANARAWRVSAGVQSEALAIVLNPGESFQTPETLGVYSAAGAEGVRRAWHHYQRKVLARSVTPYHQPVVYNSWFATRFDVRSDHQRELARVAADLGAEVFVVDDGWFRGRDSERRGLGDWTPDLDRMPEGLTPLIEAVQKTGMRFGLWIEPEGVNPDSDLFREHPDWVYRACDRPLVSLRKQYVLDFGRPEVVEWIQETLRDLLTSYQISYLKWDMNRPVTDGGRPGDARSARWAIDHTQGYYRVLQMLRDEFPHVTIEGCAGGGGRVDPAVLALTDVVWPSDETGPRDRLMIQDGFLRAYPQHVMSSWVTDLLGTRDRAQTSLGFRFVTSMAGALGIGSDLLSWDHEKVKHGRDLVELYKSIRQIVHNSQVHTHGDPGMRGYTQEFLGEDGTIVLLTWAAGRDRPADAGRFTEWLLPARLFPKTVTADRRYRVRSTGEIFTGAVLRSDGLPIPWLVAPDADVLILDPLDERPT is encoded by the coding sequence GTGAGCCTCGCCGGCCCCGGACTGGTGCTCGACTACTGGGGGCCGACCACGCTCGAAGTGCCGATGTGGGCACCGCCGGATCCCATGCCGGACTTCGAGACCCTGGCCGACATCGCTCCTCTCGAGTGCACCTCCAACGGCACGCGGCACGTGCACCAGAGTGAACTGCTGATCGATCACGGCGACGGCCTTCTCGGCTCCACGTGGGTGTTCGACGGGCACTCGCTGACTGAGGACATCGAGTCCGTCCTCGCCGTACATATGCGCGACGAGACTGGATCGCTTCGGCTCACGTTGCACACCGCAGTCCGACCTGACTCTGACGTCGTACGACGTTGGTCGACCATCCACAACGTTTCGGCCGATCGCGCGGTGACGTTGCGACGAGCGTGGTCGGGAGGCTGGTCGGTCAATGCACCGCACGGCGCACGCCTGAGCTACCTGGCCGGTGCGTGGGGTCGGGAGTTCGACAACCTCCAAGTGCCTCTCCGATACGGCACATTCTCCATCGGCAGCCGGATGGGCGTTACCGGTCATCTGTTCTCACCGCATATGGTGTTCGAGCCCTTCGATGTTCGTGGTGAAGTCTCCGAGGGCACAGCCGCCATCGGGGTAGCGCTGGCGTGGAGTGGGTCATGGGAGATGGTCGCCGAAGCACACGCGAACGCCCGTGCCTGGAGAGTCTCAGCCGGCGTGCAGAGTGAAGCCCTCGCCATCGTTCTCAACCCCGGCGAGTCCTTCCAGACGCCGGAGACGCTGGGCGTCTATTCGGCAGCCGGCGCTGAAGGCGTACGCCGTGCATGGCACCACTACCAGCGCAAGGTGCTGGCCCGGTCGGTGACGCCCTATCACCAACCCGTTGTCTACAACTCGTGGTTCGCTACCAGGTTCGACGTCCGTTCTGACCACCAGCGCGAGCTCGCACGCGTCGCGGCCGACCTCGGCGCAGAAGTGTTCGTGGTCGACGACGGATGGTTCCGCGGACGTGACAGCGAGCGCCGCGGACTGGGCGACTGGACTCCGGATCTCGATCGGATGCCCGAGGGACTGACCCCGCTGATCGAAGCCGTTCAAAAAACCGGAATGCGGTTCGGTCTCTGGATCGAGCCGGAGGGGGTCAACCCCGACAGCGACCTGTTCCGCGAGCACCCCGACTGGGTGTATCGAGCCTGCGACCGCCCCTTGGTGTCGCTTCGCAAGCAGTACGTCCTCGACTTCGGCCGGCCCGAGGTCGTCGAGTGGATCCAGGAGACCCTTCGCGATCTCCTCACGAGCTATCAGATCAGCTACCTGAAGTGGGACATGAACCGCCCGGTGACCGATGGCGGACGCCCAGGCGACGCACGATCGGCGCGTTGGGCGATCGACCACACTCAGGGGTACTACCGAGTCCTGCAGATGCTGCGCGACGAGTTCCCACATGTCACCATCGAAGGGTGCGCCGGCGGCGGCGGCAGGGTCGACCCGGCCGTACTGGCCCTGACCGATGTGGTGTGGCCGAGCGACGAGACTGGGCCCCGCGACCGCTTGATGATCCAAGATGGCTTCCTGCGCGCCTACCCCCAGCACGTCATGAGCAGCTGGGTCACCGACCTGCTCGGCACCAGGGACCGAGCACAGACCTCACTCGGGTTCCGCTTCGTGACCTCGATGGCTGGCGCCTTGGGAATCGGCTCGGATCTGCTCTCCTGGGATCACGAGAAGGTCAAGCACGGTCGTGACCTGGTCGAGCTGTACAAGTCGATCCGCCAGATCGTGCACAACTCCCAGGTACACACGCACGGCGACCCTGGGATGCGTGGATATACCCAGGAGTTCCTTGGAGAGGACGGCACCATCGTTCTGCTCACCTGGGCCGCCGGTCGAGACCGTCCCGCGGATGCTGGCAGGTTCACCGAGTGGCTGCTTCCCGCCCGGCTCTTCCCCAAGACCGTGACCGCCGATCGCCGCTATCGGGTGCGCAGCACGGGGGAGATCTTCACAGGTGCTGTGCTGCGATCGGACGGGCTGCCCATTCCGTGGCTTGTGGCACCGGACGCCGACGTTCTCATCCTTGATCCGCTGGACGAGCGCCCGACGTAA